Proteins encoded together in one Vitis vinifera cultivar Pinot Noir 40024 chromosome 4, ASM3070453v1 window:
- the LOC100264349 gene encoding DNA-(apurinic or apyrimidinic site) endonuclease 2 isoform X1: MKIVTYNVNGLRPRISQFGSLLKFLSSLDADIICVQETKLSRHELTADVVMADGYESFFSCTRTNSKGRVGYSGVATFCRVKSAFSSTEVALPIAAEEGFTGLLEKSGGFGTGKDEIPVKAEGLEEFAKDELLKVDSEGRCIITDHGHFVLFNIYGPRADSEDTERIQFKHTFFQILQKRWETLQQQGRRIFVVGDLNIAPAAIDRCDAGPDFEKNEFRRWFRSMLVECGGPFFDVFRAKHPDRREAYTCWSSSTGAEEFNYGSRIDHILSSGSCLHQDHCLQDRIFVTCHVKECDILTQFKRWKPGNKPSFSNNRWKGGRSIKLEGSDHAPVFMSLMDIPDVAQHSTPSLSARYVPTVHGFQQTIASVLMKRQKAEQVKTFEVSSSFSDENITTRSCSEILKRSSQDCCISDLPSGDFLSSSNLQSEGVIPRLDGPSICSISDSSNRIITASIIRQTKSTPGTVTKKKARQSQCSQLSLKSFFQKSSNVKDGVDNAAADASLDQADESKSNQNPNKTSMGDDESKSSKMVELDVSASNQEQGVVISGSSPQRDKNDIALVEWQRIQQLMQNSIPLCKGHGEPCVSRLAKKPGPNHGRRFYVCARAEVLCLCLYLCQHAFYIFYSLDEYFLSCSVNIETYRYFDIIKIAKGRDLL, from the exons ATGAAGATAGTGACTTATAACGTGAATGGCCTAAGGCCACGCATCTCTCAGTTCGGCTCTCTCCTCAAATTTCTCAGTTCCCTCGACGCCGACATCATCTGCGTTCAG GAGACGAAGCTATCGAGGCATGAACTGACGGCAGATGTGGTGATGGCGGATGGATACGAATCCTTCTTTTCTTGCACCCGCACGAACAGCAAAGGTCGGGTGGGCTACTCCG GTGTTGCAACATTTTGCCGTGTGAAGTCAGCATTTTCGAGCACTGAAGTGGCGTTGCCAATTGCAGCAGAAGAAGGCTTCACCGGCCTCCTTGAAAAGTCTGGAGGGTTTGGAACTGGAAAGGATGAAATCCCTGTAAAAGCAGAAGGTCTTGAAGAGTTTGCCAAAGATGAGCTTCTCAAGGTTGACAGTGAGGGCCGTTGCATTATCACGGATCATGGTCATTTTG TTCTTTTCAATATATATGGGCCCCGAGCTGACTCTGAGGATACAGAAAGGATTCAGTTTAAGCACACTTTTTTCCAGATATTACAG AAAAGATGGGAGACTCTCCAGCAGCAGGGGAGGAGGATATTTGTTGTTGGTGATCTTAATATTGCTCCTGCTGCTATAGATCGCTGTGATGCTGGACCAGATTTTGAGAAGAATGA GTTCAGGAGATGGTTTAGATCTATGCTAGTGGAATGTGGAGGCCctttctttgatgtttttagAGCAAAACATCCTGACAG AAGAGAAGCATACACATGCTGGTCATCGAGCACAGGTGCAGAGGAATTCAATTATGGGTCAAGAATTGACCATATTCTCAGTTCTGGGTCATGCTTACATCAAGACCATTGCCTGCAAGATCGTATCTTTGTTACTTGCCATGTTAAAGAATGTGACATATTGACTCAGTTTAAGCGATGGAAGCCTGGAAACAAACCCAG TTTCTCCAATAACAGGTGGAAAGGAGGGAGAAGCATCAAACTAGAAGGTTCTGATCATGCTCCTGTTTTTATGAGTTTAATGGATATCCCTGATGTTGCGCAGCATAGTACTCCATCTTTGTCTGCTAGATATGTTCCTACGGTTCATGGGTTCCAGCAAACTATTG CATCAGTATTAATGAAAAGACAAAAGGCTGAGCAAGTAAAGACCTTCGAGGTATCAAGTTCATTTTCAGATGAAAATATTACAACTAGAAGTTGCAGTGAGATTCTGAAAAGATCATCCCAAGACTGCTGTATATCTGACCTGCCTTCAGGCGACTTTCTGTCTTCTTCAAATCTGCAATCAGAAGGTGTCATTCCAAGACTGGATGGGCCCTCCATATGTTCCATTAGTGATTCTTCCAATAGAATTATAACCGCCTCAATAATCAGGCAAACAAAATCAACGCCTGGCACagtaacaaagaaaaaagcaaGACAAAGTCAATGCTCCCAACTCTCTCTGAAGTCATTTTTCCAGAAAAGTTCCAACGTTAAAGATGGTGTTGATAATGCTGCAGCTGATGCGTCACTTGATCAGGCAGATGAGTCAAAGTCTAATCAGAACCCCAACAAGACTTCTATGGGTGATGATGAAAGCAAGAGTTCAAAGATGGTGGAGTTGGATGTTAGTGCATCCAATCAGGAACAAGGTGTGGTAATTTCCGGCAGTTCCCCGCAAAGGGATAAAAATGATATAGCTTTAGTGGAGTGGCAAAGGATTCAACAACTCATGCAGAACAGCATACCTCTTTGTAAGGGCCATGGTGAACCCTGTGTTTCTCGGTTAGCTAAGAAACCTGGTCCAAATCATGGACGCAGGTTTTATGTCTGTGCTCGGGCTGAGGTATTATGCTTGTGTTTATATTTATGTCAGCAtgctttttatattttctactcACTTGACGAGTATTTCTTGAGCTGCTCTGTTAATATTGAAACATATAGATATTTTGACATTATAAAGATAGCTAAAGGGAGAGatcttttgtaa
- the LOC100264349 gene encoding DNA-(apurinic or apyrimidinic site) endonuclease 2 isoform X2, whose product MKIVTYNVNGLRPRISQFGSLLKFLSSLDADIICVQETKLSRHELTADVVMADGYESFFSCTRTNSKGRVGYSGVATFCRVKSAFSSTEVALPIAAEEGFTGLLEKSGGFGTGKDEIPVKAEGLEEFAKDELLKVDSEGRCIITDHGHFVLFNIYGPRADSEDTERIQFKHTFFQILQKRWETLQQQGRRIFVVGDLNIAPAAIDRCDAGPDFEKNEFRRWFRSMLVECGGPFFDVFRAKHPDRREAYTCWSSSTGAEEFNYGSRIDHILSSGSCLHQDHCLQDRIFVTCHVKECDILTQFKRWKPGNKPRWKGGRSIKLEGSDHAPVFMSLMDIPDVAQHSTPSLSARYVPTVHGFQQTIASVLMKRQKAEQVKTFEVSSSFSDENITTRSCSEILKRSSQDCCISDLPSGDFLSSSNLQSEGVIPRLDGPSICSISDSSNRIITASIIRQTKSTPGTVTKKKARQSQCSQLSLKSFFQKSSNVKDGVDNAAADASLDQADESKSNQNPNKTSMGDDESKSSKMVELDVSASNQEQGVVISGSSPQRDKNDIALVEWQRIQQLMQNSIPLCKGHGEPCVSRLAKKPGPNHGRRFYVCARAEVLCLCLYLCQHAFYIFYSLDEYFLSCSVNIETYRYFDIIKIAKGRDLL is encoded by the exons ATGAAGATAGTGACTTATAACGTGAATGGCCTAAGGCCACGCATCTCTCAGTTCGGCTCTCTCCTCAAATTTCTCAGTTCCCTCGACGCCGACATCATCTGCGTTCAG GAGACGAAGCTATCGAGGCATGAACTGACGGCAGATGTGGTGATGGCGGATGGATACGAATCCTTCTTTTCTTGCACCCGCACGAACAGCAAAGGTCGGGTGGGCTACTCCG GTGTTGCAACATTTTGCCGTGTGAAGTCAGCATTTTCGAGCACTGAAGTGGCGTTGCCAATTGCAGCAGAAGAAGGCTTCACCGGCCTCCTTGAAAAGTCTGGAGGGTTTGGAACTGGAAAGGATGAAATCCCTGTAAAAGCAGAAGGTCTTGAAGAGTTTGCCAAAGATGAGCTTCTCAAGGTTGACAGTGAGGGCCGTTGCATTATCACGGATCATGGTCATTTTG TTCTTTTCAATATATATGGGCCCCGAGCTGACTCTGAGGATACAGAAAGGATTCAGTTTAAGCACACTTTTTTCCAGATATTACAG AAAAGATGGGAGACTCTCCAGCAGCAGGGGAGGAGGATATTTGTTGTTGGTGATCTTAATATTGCTCCTGCTGCTATAGATCGCTGTGATGCTGGACCAGATTTTGAGAAGAATGA GTTCAGGAGATGGTTTAGATCTATGCTAGTGGAATGTGGAGGCCctttctttgatgtttttagAGCAAAACATCCTGACAG AAGAGAAGCATACACATGCTGGTCATCGAGCACAGGTGCAGAGGAATTCAATTATGGGTCAAGAATTGACCATATTCTCAGTTCTGGGTCATGCTTACATCAAGACCATTGCCTGCAAGATCGTATCTTTGTTACTTGCCATGTTAAAGAATGTGACATATTGACTCAGTTTAAGCGATGGAAGCCTGGAAACAAACCCAG GTGGAAAGGAGGGAGAAGCATCAAACTAGAAGGTTCTGATCATGCTCCTGTTTTTATGAGTTTAATGGATATCCCTGATGTTGCGCAGCATAGTACTCCATCTTTGTCTGCTAGATATGTTCCTACGGTTCATGGGTTCCAGCAAACTATTG CATCAGTATTAATGAAAAGACAAAAGGCTGAGCAAGTAAAGACCTTCGAGGTATCAAGTTCATTTTCAGATGAAAATATTACAACTAGAAGTTGCAGTGAGATTCTGAAAAGATCATCCCAAGACTGCTGTATATCTGACCTGCCTTCAGGCGACTTTCTGTCTTCTTCAAATCTGCAATCAGAAGGTGTCATTCCAAGACTGGATGGGCCCTCCATATGTTCCATTAGTGATTCTTCCAATAGAATTATAACCGCCTCAATAATCAGGCAAACAAAATCAACGCCTGGCACagtaacaaagaaaaaagcaaGACAAAGTCAATGCTCCCAACTCTCTCTGAAGTCATTTTTCCAGAAAAGTTCCAACGTTAAAGATGGTGTTGATAATGCTGCAGCTGATGCGTCACTTGATCAGGCAGATGAGTCAAAGTCTAATCAGAACCCCAACAAGACTTCTATGGGTGATGATGAAAGCAAGAGTTCAAAGATGGTGGAGTTGGATGTTAGTGCATCCAATCAGGAACAAGGTGTGGTAATTTCCGGCAGTTCCCCGCAAAGGGATAAAAATGATATAGCTTTAGTGGAGTGGCAAAGGATTCAACAACTCATGCAGAACAGCATACCTCTTTGTAAGGGCCATGGTGAACCCTGTGTTTCTCGGTTAGCTAAGAAACCTGGTCCAAATCATGGACGCAGGTTTTATGTCTGTGCTCGGGCTGAGGTATTATGCTTGTGTTTATATTTATGTCAGCAtgctttttatattttctactcACTTGACGAGTATTTCTTGAGCTGCTCTGTTAATATTGAAACATATAGATATTTTGACATTATAAAGATAGCTAAAGGGAGAGatcttttgtaa
- the LOC100264349 gene encoding DNA-(apurinic or apyrimidinic site) endonuclease 2 isoform X3, translating to MKIVTYNVNGLRPRISQFGSLLKFLSSLDADIICVQETKLSRHELTADVVMADGYESFFSCTRTNSKGRVGYSGVATFCRVKSAFSSTEVALPIAAEEGFTGLLEKSGGFGTGKDEIPVKAEGLEEFAKDELLKVDSEGRCIITDHGHFVLFNIYGPRADSEDTERIQFKHTFFQILQKRWETLQQQGRRIFVVGDLNIAPAAIDRCDAGPDFEKNEFRRWFRSMLVECGGPFFDVFRAKHPDRREAYTCWSSSTGAEEFNYGSRIDHILSSGSCLHQDHCLQDRIFVTCHVKECDILTQFKRWKPGNKPRWKGGRSIKLEGSDHAPVFMSLMDIPDVAQHSTPSLSARYVPTVHGFQQTIASVLMKRQKAEQVKTFEVSSSFSDENITTRSCSEILKRSSQDCCISDLPSGDFLSSSNLQSEGVIPRLDGPSICSISDSSNRIITASIIRQTKSTPGTVTKKKARQSQCSQLSLKSFFQKSSNVKDGVDNAAADASLDQADESKSNQNPNKTSMGDDESKSSKMVELDVSASNQEQGVVISGSSPQRDKNDIALVEWQRIQQLMQNSIPLCKGHGEPCVSRLAKKPGPNHGRRFYVCARAEGPASNPETNCGYFKWAASKSRHR from the exons ATGAAGATAGTGACTTATAACGTGAATGGCCTAAGGCCACGCATCTCTCAGTTCGGCTCTCTCCTCAAATTTCTCAGTTCCCTCGACGCCGACATCATCTGCGTTCAG GAGACGAAGCTATCGAGGCATGAACTGACGGCAGATGTGGTGATGGCGGATGGATACGAATCCTTCTTTTCTTGCACCCGCACGAACAGCAAAGGTCGGGTGGGCTACTCCG GTGTTGCAACATTTTGCCGTGTGAAGTCAGCATTTTCGAGCACTGAAGTGGCGTTGCCAATTGCAGCAGAAGAAGGCTTCACCGGCCTCCTTGAAAAGTCTGGAGGGTTTGGAACTGGAAAGGATGAAATCCCTGTAAAAGCAGAAGGTCTTGAAGAGTTTGCCAAAGATGAGCTTCTCAAGGTTGACAGTGAGGGCCGTTGCATTATCACGGATCATGGTCATTTTG TTCTTTTCAATATATATGGGCCCCGAGCTGACTCTGAGGATACAGAAAGGATTCAGTTTAAGCACACTTTTTTCCAGATATTACAG AAAAGATGGGAGACTCTCCAGCAGCAGGGGAGGAGGATATTTGTTGTTGGTGATCTTAATATTGCTCCTGCTGCTATAGATCGCTGTGATGCTGGACCAGATTTTGAGAAGAATGA GTTCAGGAGATGGTTTAGATCTATGCTAGTGGAATGTGGAGGCCctttctttgatgtttttagAGCAAAACATCCTGACAG AAGAGAAGCATACACATGCTGGTCATCGAGCACAGGTGCAGAGGAATTCAATTATGGGTCAAGAATTGACCATATTCTCAGTTCTGGGTCATGCTTACATCAAGACCATTGCCTGCAAGATCGTATCTTTGTTACTTGCCATGTTAAAGAATGTGACATATTGACTCAGTTTAAGCGATGGAAGCCTGGAAACAAACCCAG GTGGAAAGGAGGGAGAAGCATCAAACTAGAAGGTTCTGATCATGCTCCTGTTTTTATGAGTTTAATGGATATCCCTGATGTTGCGCAGCATAGTACTCCATCTTTGTCTGCTAGATATGTTCCTACGGTTCATGGGTTCCAGCAAACTATTG CATCAGTATTAATGAAAAGACAAAAGGCTGAGCAAGTAAAGACCTTCGAGGTATCAAGTTCATTTTCAGATGAAAATATTACAACTAGAAGTTGCAGTGAGATTCTGAAAAGATCATCCCAAGACTGCTGTATATCTGACCTGCCTTCAGGCGACTTTCTGTCTTCTTCAAATCTGCAATCAGAAGGTGTCATTCCAAGACTGGATGGGCCCTCCATATGTTCCATTAGTGATTCTTCCAATAGAATTATAACCGCCTCAATAATCAGGCAAACAAAATCAACGCCTGGCACagtaacaaagaaaaaagcaaGACAAAGTCAATGCTCCCAACTCTCTCTGAAGTCATTTTTCCAGAAAAGTTCCAACGTTAAAGATGGTGTTGATAATGCTGCAGCTGATGCGTCACTTGATCAGGCAGATGAGTCAAAGTCTAATCAGAACCCCAACAAGACTTCTATGGGTGATGATGAAAGCAAGAGTTCAAAGATGGTGGAGTTGGATGTTAGTGCATCCAATCAGGAACAAGGTGTGGTAATTTCCGGCAGTTCCCCGCAAAGGGATAAAAATGATATAGCTTTAGTGGAGTGGCAAAGGATTCAACAACTCATGCAGAACAGCATACCTCTTTGTAAGGGCCATGGTGAACCCTGTGTTTCTCGGTTAGCTAAGAAACCTGGTCCAAATCATGGACGCAGGTTTTATGTCTGTGCTCGGGCTGAG GGACCAGCGTCTAATCCTGAAACAAATTGCGGTTACTTCAAGTGGGCTGCTTCAAAATCTAGGCACAGATGA
- the LOC100264349 gene encoding DNA-(apurinic or apyrimidinic site) endonuclease 2 isoform X5 yields MSFSRLTVRAVALSRIMVILFFSIYMGPELTLRIQKGFSLSTLFSRYYRWETLQQQGRRIFVVGDLNIAPAAIDRCDAGPDFEKNEFRRWFRSMLVECGGPFFDVFRAKHPDRREAYTCWSSSTGAEEFNYGSRIDHILSSGSCLHQDHCLQDRIFVTCHVKECDILTQFKRWKPGNKPSFSNNRWKGGRSIKLEGSDHAPVFMSLMDIPDVAQHSTPSLSARYVPTVHGFQQTIASVLMKRQKAEQVKTFEVSSSFSDENITTRSCSEILKRSSQDCCISDLPSGDFLSSSNLQSEGVIPRLDGPSICSISDSSNRIITASIIRQTKSTPGTVTKKKARQSQCSQLSLKSFFQKSSNVKDGVDNAAADASLDQADESKSNQNPNKTSMGDDESKSSKMVELDVSASNQEQGVVISGSSPQRDKNDIALVEWQRIQQLMQNSIPLCKGHGEPCVSRLAKKPGPNHGRRFYVCARAEVLCLCLYLCQHAFYIFYSLDEYFLSCSVNIETYRYFDIIKIAKGRDLL; encoded by the exons ATGAGCTTCTCAAGGTTGACAGTGAGGGCCGTTGCATTATCACGGATCATGGTCATTTTG TTCTTTTCAATATATATGGGCCCCGAGCTGACTCTGAGGATACAGAAAGGATTCAGTTTAAGCACACTTTTTTCCAGATATTACAG ATGGGAGACTCTCCAGCAGCAGGGGAGGAGGATATTTGTTGTTGGTGATCTTAATATTGCTCCTGCTGCTATAGATCGCTGTGATGCTGGACCAGATTTTGAGAAGAATGA GTTCAGGAGATGGTTTAGATCTATGCTAGTGGAATGTGGAGGCCctttctttgatgtttttagAGCAAAACATCCTGACAG AAGAGAAGCATACACATGCTGGTCATCGAGCACAGGTGCAGAGGAATTCAATTATGGGTCAAGAATTGACCATATTCTCAGTTCTGGGTCATGCTTACATCAAGACCATTGCCTGCAAGATCGTATCTTTGTTACTTGCCATGTTAAAGAATGTGACATATTGACTCAGTTTAAGCGATGGAAGCCTGGAAACAAACCCAG TTTCTCCAATAACAGGTGGAAAGGAGGGAGAAGCATCAAACTAGAAGGTTCTGATCATGCTCCTGTTTTTATGAGTTTAATGGATATCCCTGATGTTGCGCAGCATAGTACTCCATCTTTGTCTGCTAGATATGTTCCTACGGTTCATGGGTTCCAGCAAACTATTG CATCAGTATTAATGAAAAGACAAAAGGCTGAGCAAGTAAAGACCTTCGAGGTATCAAGTTCATTTTCAGATGAAAATATTACAACTAGAAGTTGCAGTGAGATTCTGAAAAGATCATCCCAAGACTGCTGTATATCTGACCTGCCTTCAGGCGACTTTCTGTCTTCTTCAAATCTGCAATCAGAAGGTGTCATTCCAAGACTGGATGGGCCCTCCATATGTTCCATTAGTGATTCTTCCAATAGAATTATAACCGCCTCAATAATCAGGCAAACAAAATCAACGCCTGGCACagtaacaaagaaaaaagcaaGACAAAGTCAATGCTCCCAACTCTCTCTGAAGTCATTTTTCCAGAAAAGTTCCAACGTTAAAGATGGTGTTGATAATGCTGCAGCTGATGCGTCACTTGATCAGGCAGATGAGTCAAAGTCTAATCAGAACCCCAACAAGACTTCTATGGGTGATGATGAAAGCAAGAGTTCAAAGATGGTGGAGTTGGATGTTAGTGCATCCAATCAGGAACAAGGTGTGGTAATTTCCGGCAGTTCCCCGCAAAGGGATAAAAATGATATAGCTTTAGTGGAGTGGCAAAGGATTCAACAACTCATGCAGAACAGCATACCTCTTTGTAAGGGCCATGGTGAACCCTGTGTTTCTCGGTTAGCTAAGAAACCTGGTCCAAATCATGGACGCAGGTTTTATGTCTGTGCTCGGGCTGAGGTATTATGCTTGTGTTTATATTTATGTCAGCAtgctttttatattttctactcACTTGACGAGTATTTCTTGAGCTGCTCTGTTAATATTGAAACATATAGATATTTTGACATTATAAAGATAGCTAAAGGGAGAGatcttttgtaa
- the LOC100264349 gene encoding DNA-(apurinic or apyrimidinic site) endonuclease 2 isoform X4 — translation MELIMGIGQFFSIYMGPELTLRIQKGFSLSTLFSRYYRWETLQQQGRRIFVVGDLNIAPAAIDRCDAGPDFEKNEFRRWFRSMLVECGGPFFDVFRAKHPDRREAYTCWSSSTGAEEFNYGSRIDHILSSGSCLHQDHCLQDRIFVTCHVKECDILTQFKRWKPGNKPSFSNNRWKGGRSIKLEGSDHAPVFMSLMDIPDVAQHSTPSLSARYVPTVHGFQQTIASVLMKRQKAEQVKTFEVSSSFSDENITTRSCSEILKRSSQDCCISDLPSGDFLSSSNLQSEGVIPRLDGPSICSISDSSNRIITASIIRQTKSTPGTVTKKKARQSQCSQLSLKSFFQKSSNVKDGVDNAAADASLDQADESKSNQNPNKTSMGDDESKSSKMVELDVSASNQEQGVVISGSSPQRDKNDIALVEWQRIQQLMQNSIPLCKGHGEPCVSRLAKKPGPNHGRRFYVCARAEVLCLCLYLCQHAFYIFYSLDEYFLSCSVNIETYRYFDIIKIAKGRDLL, via the exons ATGGAGCTGATTATGGGAATTGGCCAGTTCTTTTCAATATATATGGGCCCCGAGCTGACTCTGAGGATACAGAAAGGATTCAGTTTAAGCACACTTTTTTCCAGATATTACAG ATGGGAGACTCTCCAGCAGCAGGGGAGGAGGATATTTGTTGTTGGTGATCTTAATATTGCTCCTGCTGCTATAGATCGCTGTGATGCTGGACCAGATTTTGAGAAGAATGA GTTCAGGAGATGGTTTAGATCTATGCTAGTGGAATGTGGAGGCCctttctttgatgtttttagAGCAAAACATCCTGACAG AAGAGAAGCATACACATGCTGGTCATCGAGCACAGGTGCAGAGGAATTCAATTATGGGTCAAGAATTGACCATATTCTCAGTTCTGGGTCATGCTTACATCAAGACCATTGCCTGCAAGATCGTATCTTTGTTACTTGCCATGTTAAAGAATGTGACATATTGACTCAGTTTAAGCGATGGAAGCCTGGAAACAAACCCAG TTTCTCCAATAACAGGTGGAAAGGAGGGAGAAGCATCAAACTAGAAGGTTCTGATCATGCTCCTGTTTTTATGAGTTTAATGGATATCCCTGATGTTGCGCAGCATAGTACTCCATCTTTGTCTGCTAGATATGTTCCTACGGTTCATGGGTTCCAGCAAACTATTG CATCAGTATTAATGAAAAGACAAAAGGCTGAGCAAGTAAAGACCTTCGAGGTATCAAGTTCATTTTCAGATGAAAATATTACAACTAGAAGTTGCAGTGAGATTCTGAAAAGATCATCCCAAGACTGCTGTATATCTGACCTGCCTTCAGGCGACTTTCTGTCTTCTTCAAATCTGCAATCAGAAGGTGTCATTCCAAGACTGGATGGGCCCTCCATATGTTCCATTAGTGATTCTTCCAATAGAATTATAACCGCCTCAATAATCAGGCAAACAAAATCAACGCCTGGCACagtaacaaagaaaaaagcaaGACAAAGTCAATGCTCCCAACTCTCTCTGAAGTCATTTTTCCAGAAAAGTTCCAACGTTAAAGATGGTGTTGATAATGCTGCAGCTGATGCGTCACTTGATCAGGCAGATGAGTCAAAGTCTAATCAGAACCCCAACAAGACTTCTATGGGTGATGATGAAAGCAAGAGTTCAAAGATGGTGGAGTTGGATGTTAGTGCATCCAATCAGGAACAAGGTGTGGTAATTTCCGGCAGTTCCCCGCAAAGGGATAAAAATGATATAGCTTTAGTGGAGTGGCAAAGGATTCAACAACTCATGCAGAACAGCATACCTCTTTGTAAGGGCCATGGTGAACCCTGTGTTTCTCGGTTAGCTAAGAAACCTGGTCCAAATCATGGACGCAGGTTTTATGTCTGTGCTCGGGCTGAGGTATTATGCTTGTGTTTATATTTATGTCAGCAtgctttttatattttctactcACTTGACGAGTATTTCTTGAGCTGCTCTGTTAATATTGAAACATATAGATATTTTGACATTATAAAGATAGCTAAAGGGAGAGatcttttgtaa
- the LOC104879151 gene encoding E3 ubiquitin-protein ligase Os03g0188200 — MAFVFGAFIVSCTIRRLRGYGDESQHHGSTASAASSSGQRRREHVVAIPVHIYGPGPSSSCAATTSYELQACAICLCEYENGERVSVLPRCKHMFHKDCIEQWVPVKSVNCPICRAPTVGGDACSAWMNC, encoded by the coding sequence ATGGCATTTGTTTTCGGTGCCTTCATCGTCAGTTGCACAATCCGAAGGCTCCGAGGGTACGGTGACGAATCACAACATCATGGCTCAACCGCATCGGCCGCTTCTTCGTCGGGACAACGCCGCCGCGAGCATGTGGTTGCCATACCAGTGCACATATACGGCCCCGGACCGTCATCCTCGTGCGCTGCTACGACGTCGTATGAGTTACAGGCCTGCGCCATATGTTTGTGTGAGTACGAGAATGGGGAGCGCGTGAGTGTTCTGCCTCGATGTAAGCACATGTTCCACAAGGACTGCATCGAACAGTGGGTGCCCGTGAAGTCGGTGAATTGTCCCATTTGTAGGGCTCCGACGGTAGGCGGAGACGCATGTTCGGCGTGGATGAATTGCTGA
- the LOC100247204 gene encoding chaperone protein dnaJ 11, chloroplastic, with translation MLSASSPSFLRPSPRFTGRAFSPAPPRVSYRQPCVSAVYTSTERARPSYLSLAETASCASLYEILGIRMGATSQEIKSAYRKLARVCHPDVAAISRKDSSADEFMRIHAAYSTLSDPEKRADYDRSLFMRQQPIESYAGISSPTMSGFSGYTRRNWETDQCW, from the coding sequence ATGCTCTCTGCATCTTCTCCTTCATTTCTCCGGCCATCTCCTCGCTTCACCGGCAGAGCTTTTTCTCCGGCGCCGCCGCGTGTCAGCTACCGTCAGCCCTGTGTTTCCGCCGTTTACACCTCCACTGAAAGAGCGAGGCCCTCTTACCTGAGCCTCGCCGAAACGGCGTCGTGCGCCTCTCTTTATGAGATCCTTGGCATCCGTATGGGCGCCACCAGTCAAGAGATCAAGTCGGCGTACCGGAAATTGGCTAGAGTTTGTCATCCTGATGTTGCTGCGATCAGCCGGAAGGATTCGTCAGCCGATGAGTTCATGAGGATCCACGCAGCTTACTCGACTCTCTCTGATCCTGAGAAACGCGCCGATTATGACAGGTCGCTTTTTATGCGGCAACAGCCGATCGAATCTTACGCCGGCATTTCTTCTCCGACGATGTCCGGATTTTCCGGCTATACTCGCCGAAATTGGGAAACGGATCAGTGCTGGTAG